The Cohnella abietis genome has a segment encoding these proteins:
- a CDS encoding MFS transporter, with protein MVGLDGGRQVLLKNRIFRIILASDIIQQSAIWIRNMALLFFIMEQTNGNPMAISLLTILEYAPIFVFSIIGGLLADRWNPKKTMIAGDLLSAASIAVIILLVESSWWQAVYGAVFVSAILSQFSQPSSAKMFKSHIPEEDVPSAIGITQSMSSLFIILGPILGTTIYQWAGLSASLIVLPVLFLISAAILSFLPKEVVVAEKTKSTFRADLSAGLQFVNSEKSLKKLFLIFSVIGLAAGLVQPLEIFIVTERLGLSKEHLQWFVAADGIGLLIGALITVVFTGLLSLRYLFPVAVFFLGVTFAVEALSVWPILTGVFRFANGILLAIVNTAVGSYIITKIPTEMVGRVNGIFTPISMAALLLGTSSAGVLAQMLGILPVYIMAAVICWIVIGPSFKLHFQKDTKNELTNGVNI; from the coding sequence ATGGTCGGTCTAGACGGAGGGCGTCAAGTGTTACTAAAAAACCGAATATTCCGCATCATCCTCGCTTCCGATATTATACAGCAGTCGGCAATATGGATACGTAATATGGCTTTGCTGTTCTTTATAATGGAGCAGACGAATGGGAATCCAATGGCAATATCACTGCTAACTATACTTGAGTACGCGCCTATATTCGTTTTTTCTATTATTGGTGGGCTGTTAGCTGACAGATGGAATCCGAAAAAAACAATGATTGCAGGAGACTTGCTTAGCGCAGCGTCTATCGCTGTCATCATCCTGTTGGTGGAGAGTAGCTGGTGGCAGGCTGTTTATGGTGCAGTGTTCGTATCGGCAATACTAAGTCAATTTTCCCAGCCATCGTCGGCTAAAATGTTCAAAAGCCACATCCCAGAAGAGGATGTTCCAAGCGCCATCGGGATTACGCAAAGCATGTCATCTTTGTTCATCATATTAGGACCCATTCTAGGAACTACAATCTATCAATGGGCAGGCTTGTCAGCTTCTCTCATTGTGCTTCCAGTATTATTTCTAATTTCTGCTGCCATTTTATCGTTCCTGCCTAAAGAGGTAGTAGTAGCAGAGAAAACAAAGTCTACGTTCCGTGCAGATTTGTCCGCAGGACTCCAGTTTGTTAACTCTGAGAAAAGCCTCAAGAAGTTGTTCCTTATCTTTTCTGTCATTGGCTTGGCAGCCGGTTTGGTGCAGCCGCTCGAAATTTTCATTGTGACAGAGAGGTTAGGATTGTCCAAGGAGCACTTGCAATGGTTTGTAGCTGCAGACGGAATCGGGCTGCTCATAGGGGCATTAATAACAGTGGTATTCACTGGCTTGTTAAGCTTGAGATATTTGTTCCCGGTCGCAGTATTTTTCCTTGGAGTTACTTTTGCTGTTGAAGCACTATCTGTGTGGCCCATACTAACAGGTGTATTCCGCTTCGCCAATGGCATCCTGCTGGCTATTGTTAATACGGCGGTGGGTAGCTACATTATCACCAAAATACCGACTGAGATGGTTGGAAGGGTAAATGGAATATTCACACCGATATCCATGGCTGCTTTATTGCTCGGAACATCATCAGCGGGTGTATTAGCTCAAATGTTGGGTATTCTCCCTGTTTATATAATGGCGGCTGTCATTTGTTGGATTGTCATAGGGCCTTCATTTAAGCTGCATTTTCAGAAAGACACAAAAAATGAATTAACTAACGGTGTTAATATTTAA
- a CDS encoding site-2 protease family protein translates to MLMGIGVFLLAKFKWALAMLKWTKFGGTFISMIVSLGAYAALYGWKFGVALVYLLFVHEMGHVIAAKRKGIPTSPAFFIPFLGAMISLKERPKDAATEAYMAYGGPLAGLISFLPAVVLYQYTEEPFWAMVIFMGAMINLFNLLPVSPLDGGRIVSVLSTKIWFVGLLLLGVFVAVSPSPILFLIIIMGLFSWWNRAKEGHRNALLSYEREKLMAYRDAIAHWPTLTTTWNLKQALSAEISAAAQAAQSVEGKRMIPFLHDDERLAREKARMDRHYADLTMNLLQEWEHQPVEYADADPSRPIPSKLLGIAQQTADNKIQQLEDELKQNRAYYVAPASVKWKVLVAYLLLAGVLSLFMVYGHNLMELYR, encoded by the coding sequence ATGCTGATGGGGATCGGAGTTTTCCTGCTAGCTAAGTTTAAGTGGGCATTGGCTATGCTGAAGTGGACTAAATTTGGTGGTACATTCATATCGATGATAGTAAGCTTGGGTGCATATGCCGCCTTATATGGTTGGAAGTTTGGGGTTGCTTTAGTATATTTGCTATTCGTCCATGAAATGGGTCATGTTATCGCGGCTAAGCGCAAAGGCATACCGACATCTCCAGCCTTCTTCATTCCATTCTTAGGTGCTATGATTTCGTTAAAAGAACGTCCAAAGGATGCAGCTACCGAAGCTTATATGGCTTATGGAGGTCCGCTTGCAGGGCTAATTTCCTTCTTGCCTGCAGTCGTGCTTTATCAATATACCGAGGAACCGTTCTGGGCGATGGTTATTTTCATGGGTGCGATGATTAACTTGTTTAATTTGCTGCCTGTATCGCCGTTGGACGGAGGGCGCATCGTCTCGGTGCTTTCCACGAAAATTTGGTTTGTAGGTCTATTATTGCTAGGTGTATTTGTTGCTGTTTCTCCAAGTCCGATACTCTTTCTTATTATTATCATGGGACTTTTCTCTTGGTGGAATCGAGCTAAAGAGGGGCATCGGAACGCCTTGCTTTCTTACGAGAGAGAGAAGCTTATGGCCTACCGGGATGCCATTGCACATTGGCCGACTTTAACAACTACTTGGAATCTTAAGCAAGCGTTGTCTGCTGAAATCTCCGCTGCTGCTCAGGCGGCACAATCGGTTGAGGGTAAACGGATGATTCCTTTCCTGCATGATGATGAGAGGCTAGCCCGTGAGAAGGCGAGGATGGACCGTCACTATGCCGATCTGACTATGAACCTGCTGCAAGAGTGGGAGCATCAGCCGGTGGAGTATGCAGATGCAGATCCATCGCGTCCAATTCCTTCGAAGCTCCTTGGCATTGCTCAACAGACAGCGGATAATAAGATTCAGCAGCTGGAAGACGAGCTGAAGCAAAATAGAGCCTATTATGTAGCGCCGGCCTCTGTTAAGTGGAAGGTGCTAGTAGCTTATCTCCTTCTAGCTGGAGTGTTATCGCTATTCATGGTATATGGACATAACCTAATGGAGCTATATCGTTAA
- a CDS encoding MarR family winged helix-turn-helix transcriptional regulator, translated as MDDGFLRNCLFFTANRLSRSITRIAEEEFASTGLSPMYGYLILLINGSPGISQKELSEKLSITPSTLTRFMDKLEGKGLAERKVNGKTVQAYPTVKGKELEGTIRQASKRLKESYSEILGFDDGAKLSDEIQAASEQLEKK; from the coding sequence ATGGATGATGGATTTCTGCGTAATTGCTTATTTTTCACCGCTAACCGCTTAAGCCGCTCCATTACGAGAATAGCAGAGGAAGAGTTTGCATCAACAGGATTAAGTCCCATGTATGGTTATCTTATTTTGCTGATCAATGGGAGTCCTGGGATTTCGCAGAAGGAGTTGTCTGAGAAGTTATCTATTACGCCATCGACATTGACGCGGTTTATGGATAAATTGGAAGGCAAAGGGCTGGCAGAGCGTAAGGTAAATGGGAAAACAGTTCAAGCCTATCCCACAGTTAAAGGTAAGGAATTGGAAGGAACGATACGTCAAGCCTCCAAGAGGCTAAAGGAAAGCTACTCTGAGATTCTTGGCTTTGATGATGGTGCAAAGCTTTCGGATGAAATTCAAGCTGCAAGCGAACAACTAGAGAAGAAATAA
- a CDS encoding TetR/AcrR family transcriptional regulator — MARGRSDGEETKRRITDKAKQLFIQKGYAAVTMNEVCEAAAVSKGSLYHHFSSKDELLLQVSEEDAEQWIAEWDRIRQRLTTTEEQLYALAEHYANDFQNPLVKALEEFSRSRVITDDVFERLLKVSENTSLACRDVLREGMEQGELIAGDLDRLVIIVSSVFEGLSKLYYIDNRETAEKQIWVSEFYRDAVNLLLNGIRAK; from the coding sequence ATGGCTAGAGGACGCTCTGACGGCGAAGAAACTAAAAGACGTATAACGGATAAAGCGAAGCAGCTATTTATACAAAAAGGCTATGCAGCTGTAACGATGAACGAGGTTTGTGAGGCAGCAGCGGTTAGTAAAGGTAGCCTATACCACCACTTCTCTAGTAAGGATGAGCTCCTGCTACAGGTGTCGGAAGAGGACGCGGAGCAATGGATAGCAGAATGGGATCGTATACGCCAGCGGCTAACCACAACAGAAGAACAATTGTATGCCCTTGCTGAGCATTATGCGAATGATTTTCAGAATCCGTTGGTTAAGGCTCTAGAGGAATTTTCTCGAAGTCGCGTCATTACGGATGATGTTTTTGAGCGTTTGCTGAAGGTAAGTGAGAATACATCGCTAGCTTGTCGTGATGTTCTCCGAGAGGGGATGGAGCAGGGGGAGCTTATTGCTGGGGACCTCGATAGGCTCGTTATTATTGTAAGCAGTGTGTTCGAGGGATTATCCAAGCTATATTATATAGATAATCGCGAAACAGCTGAGAAGCAGATTTGGGTAAGTGAATTTTATCGGGATGCAGTAAATCTTTTGTTGAATGGAATCCGCGCCAAGTGA
- a CDS encoding MFS transporter, whose translation MSANKASSKLYYGWIVVLITFITLLVSAGIRSLPSVLMIPLEGEFGWSRGGISGVVSVGIFLYGLMGPFSAALLLRFGIRRIMVVALAVLAVSLSITPLMTALWQFQFLWGFVAGLGTGMMANVLGVTVANQWFTKRKGLVVGMLTASAATGQLLFMPLMAQITIDMGWRYAVYAGVAAVLIVLVIVAIWMRNHPHDVGAASYGTEEVVKPTPFKGNIFLTPLRVLRSALKDSTFWLLAGTFFFCGFSTNGLIGTHLIPACGDIGIPGVVAAGFLALMGLFDLVGTTLSGWLSDRFDSRWLLFWYYALRGLSLLFLPQALQMGYVEMMIFTVFYGLDWIATVPPTVKISSNVFGKEQAGMVFGWIVVAHQIGASVAAYGAGVMRDWLGSYSIPFIAAGFVCFLAALMAIKISKESASVTVQMNKAM comes from the coding sequence ATGAGCGCGAATAAAGCTTCAAGTAAATTATATTACGGATGGATTGTTGTTCTAATTACTTTTATCACCTTACTAGTATCAGCAGGAATTCGTTCATTACCTAGCGTGCTTATGATTCCACTCGAAGGCGAATTTGGATGGAGTCGTGGTGGGATTTCTGGCGTGGTGTCCGTGGGGATATTTTTATATGGCTTAATGGGGCCATTCTCGGCAGCTTTGTTACTTAGATTTGGTATTCGGAGGATAATGGTAGTCGCCCTAGCAGTACTAGCGGTTAGCCTGTCGATCACTCCGTTGATGACGGCGTTATGGCAATTTCAATTCTTATGGGGCTTCGTTGCGGGACTTGGGACGGGTATGATGGCTAACGTGCTTGGTGTAACTGTTGCTAATCAATGGTTTACGAAGAGAAAGGGATTAGTGGTTGGGATGTTAACAGCCAGTGCTGCAACCGGTCAGCTTTTATTTATGCCCTTAATGGCCCAAATAACGATAGATATGGGATGGAGATATGCGGTATATGCTGGCGTAGCTGCTGTTCTCATTGTACTTGTTATTGTTGCCATCTGGATGAGAAACCATCCGCACGACGTCGGTGCCGCTTCTTATGGTACGGAGGAAGTTGTTAAGCCAACTCCTTTCAAGGGCAATATTTTTCTCACTCCATTACGTGTACTCCGATCTGCGCTTAAGGATTCTACCTTCTGGCTGCTTGCCGGGACATTTTTCTTCTGTGGGTTCTCAACTAACGGCTTAATTGGTACGCATTTGATACCTGCCTGCGGAGATATCGGAATTCCAGGTGTTGTAGCTGCTGGGTTCCTTGCATTAATGGGATTGTTTGATCTAGTAGGAACGACTTTGTCAGGATGGCTATCCGATAGATTCGACAGCAGATGGCTGCTGTTCTGGTACTACGCTCTTCGTGGTCTTTCGCTCCTGTTCTTACCTCAGGCGCTTCAGATGGGTTACGTTGAGATGATGATTTTTACCGTTTTCTATGGTCTGGATTGGATTGCTACCGTACCGCCTACTGTAAAAATATCATCGAATGTGTTCGGTAAAGAGCAGGCAGGTATGGTTTTTGGCTGGATCGTTGTCGCTCATCAGATCGGAGCTTCTGTTGCTGCATATGGAGCAGGGGTTATGCGTGATTGGTTAGGCTCATACTCTATTCCATTCATTGCGGCGGGCTTCGTTTGCTTCCTCGCAGCACTGATGGCAATTAAGATTTCTAAGGAGAGCGCGTCAGTAACGGTACAAATGAATAAAGCAATGTAA
- a CDS encoding peptidylprolyl isomerase, whose product MKKGSITLENGQVVVMELFDQDAPGTVANFEKLANKGFYNGLTFHRVVRGFVAQGGCPDGTGRGGTDKIPCETENNPHKHVRGIISMAHFGTNTGSCQFFISYAEFDYLDGRHTVFGRVISGMEHVDALKRGDKMLEVKVWNE is encoded by the coding sequence ATGAAAAAGGGTTCGATCACGCTCGAGAATGGACAAGTTGTGGTTATGGAATTGTTCGACCAAGATGCTCCCGGAACCGTAGCTAATTTCGAAAAGCTTGCGAATAAGGGCTTTTACAACGGACTGACCTTTCATCGCGTTGTTCGAGGCTTCGTGGCTCAGGGCGGCTGTCCAGACGGAACCGGTCGAGGTGGTACTGACAAGATTCCTTGTGAAACGGAAAATAATCCTCACAAGCACGTTCGGGGAATCATTTCTATGGCTCATTTTGGGACGAACACGGGAAGCTGTCAGTTTTTCATCTCGTATGCAGAGTTTGATTATTTGGATGGTCGCCATACTGTCTTTGGTAGGGTAATTTCAGGCATGGAGCATGTAGATGCACTGAAGCGCGGCGACAAAATGCTTGAGGTTAAGGTATGGAACGAATAA